One Thermococcus eurythermalis DNA segment encodes these proteins:
- a CDS encoding isochorismatase family protein, whose product MKEDYFTEEFIAGMRGRYFRPRKWDRIRPFRKAAVLAIDLQRYFLTPESRAFLPSAPRFVPRLLEFYGEVEKLGVPIIFTRHFHQNDIMTRWWGGDMPKDDPLNGLLGEFQPFAGTVVEKRTYNAFYGTELEGVLRKLHVETVIITGVMTHLCCETTAREAFVRGFNVVFPVDGTLTQNRHFHEATLRNLSHGFAVTPLLSEVLEWLSSE is encoded by the coding sequence ATGAAGGAGGACTACTTCACCGAAGAATTCATAGCCGGGATGAGGGGGAGGTATTTTAGACCCCGGAAATGGGACAGAATTAGGCCGTTCCGAAAGGCAGCGGTTCTGGCGATAGACCTTCAGAGGTACTTCCTCACGCCCGAGAGCAGGGCGTTCCTGCCTTCAGCTCCCCGCTTCGTTCCCAGACTCCTGGAGTTTTACGGCGAGGTTGAAAAGCTTGGCGTCCCGATAATATTCACCCGCCACTTCCACCAAAACGACATAATGACCCGATGGTGGGGTGGCGATATGCCAAAGGATGACCCGCTGAATGGGCTTCTCGGCGAGTTTCAGCCCTTCGCGGGAACGGTGGTCGAGAAGAGGACCTACAATGCCTTCTACGGAACCGAACTTGAAGGGGTTCTGAGAAAACTCCACGTGGAGACCGTAATCATCACCGGCGTCATGACGCACCTCTGCTGTGAGACGACGGCAAGGGAAGCCTTCGTGAGAGGCTTCAACGTGGTCTTCCCGGTCGATGGAACGCTGACCCAGAACAGGCACTTCCACGAGGCAACCCTTAGAAACCTCTCCCACGGCTTCGCGGTTACGCCGCTCCTCTCGGAGGTGTTGGAATGGCTCTCGTCGGAATAA
- a CDS encoding NAD(P)/FAD-dependent oxidoreductase: MALVGIIGAGIGGIATAVQLARYGIESVIFERDRIGGLIRNAYSVENTMFFPDGIKGERVVAILEEYVRRYNLKIVYEEVRAVRKIDGRFEVETTSGTHHFKYLVVATGTRPRKLPFDGIIYHVAEVPRGHYGRVLIIGGGDVAFDYALTMGEISDEVIILMRSEPKALSYLQELVKRRSNIRTLMGQVWEIKPINGRRKILAKTSAGDFEADLVLGAIGRVPNIELVEGIEDDNLFLVGDVKNGIYRQTALAIADGIKTAMTIWRRERYGDTE, encoded by the coding sequence ATGGCTCTCGTCGGAATAATCGGGGCTGGAATCGGGGGAATCGCGACTGCCGTCCAGCTGGCGCGCTACGGGATAGAGAGCGTGATTTTCGAGCGCGACCGTATAGGCGGACTCATAAGGAACGCCTACTCCGTCGAGAACACGATGTTCTTCCCCGACGGAATCAAGGGCGAGAGGGTCGTCGCAATCCTTGAGGAGTACGTGAGGAGGTATAACCTGAAAATCGTCTACGAGGAAGTCAGGGCCGTGAGAAAGATCGATGGACGGTTTGAAGTCGAAACCACGAGTGGAACTCACCACTTCAAGTATCTCGTGGTGGCAACGGGGACGAGGCCGAGGAAGCTCCCCTTCGACGGGATAATCTACCACGTCGCTGAAGTTCCGAGGGGGCACTACGGAAGAGTTCTCATCATCGGCGGCGGCGACGTGGCCTTCGACTACGCCTTGACCATGGGCGAGATTAGCGATGAAGTGATAATCCTCATGAGGAGCGAGCCGAAGGCTCTGTCCTACCTCCAGGAACTTGTGAAGAGGCGTTCAAACATCAGGACGCTGATGGGACAGGTGTGGGAAATAAAGCCTATAAACGGAAGGAGAAAGATTTTAGCTAAAACCAGCGCTGGCGACTTTGAGGCTGACCTGGTGCTCGGTGCCATCGGCAGGGTGCCAAACATCGAACTGGTGGAGGGCATCGAGGACGATAACCTTTTCCTGGTCGGGGACGTTAAGAACGGAATCTACCGCCAGACGGCTTTGGCGATAGCTGATGGAATCAAAACGGCGATGACGATATGGAGGAGGGAGAGGTATGGAGATACTGAGTGA
- a CDS encoding radical SAM protein, which produces MEILSEVGDPNVAVVYIGKTSKGNIVEFVESIPTYNPQEKWVLIVSSLNGCPVGCKMCDAGFFYKGRLTVDELMEQIEYPITRRWNGKPKTRKFKVQFARMGEPSFNMAVIEAMRLLGERYDNLHPSLSTIAPIGTNKFFEALLELKKEMFPTNFQLQFSIHSTNPEQRDEIIPVRKWDFERIAEYGKAFYDEGGKKITLNFALARENEADAEVIAEYFPKEYFLIKITPLNPTVSVLKNKLTNDVDLETGLPMKHRKFVDDLRRLGYDVIISVGDTRENLIGSNCGQYILRFLKERPELREAYTFARGFEFKVS; this is translated from the coding sequence ATGGAGATACTGAGTGAGGTTGGCGACCCGAACGTTGCCGTCGTTTACATTGGAAAGACCTCGAAGGGCAACATAGTGGAGTTCGTTGAATCAATCCCAACCTACAATCCGCAGGAAAAGTGGGTGCTCATCGTCTCATCGCTCAACGGCTGTCCGGTCGGCTGTAAGATGTGCGACGCCGGCTTCTTCTACAAGGGCAGGCTTACAGTTGATGAGCTGATGGAGCAGATAGAGTACCCGATAACCAGGCGCTGGAACGGGAAGCCGAAGACCAGGAAGTTCAAGGTGCAGTTCGCGAGAATGGGCGAGCCGAGCTTCAATATGGCCGTCATCGAGGCAATGCGGCTTTTGGGCGAGCGCTACGACAATTTACACCCGTCGCTCTCGACAATAGCCCCGATAGGAACCAATAAGTTCTTCGAGGCACTGCTGGAGCTGAAGAAGGAAATGTTCCCAACCAACTTCCAGCTCCAGTTCTCGATACACTCCACGAACCCGGAGCAGAGGGACGAGATAATCCCGGTCAGGAAGTGGGACTTCGAGAGAATAGCCGAGTACGGAAAGGCCTTCTACGACGAGGGCGGCAAGAAGATTACGCTCAACTTCGCCTTAGCGAGGGAGAACGAGGCCGATGCAGAGGTCATAGCCGAGTACTTCCCAAAGGAATACTTCCTCATCAAGATAACGCCGCTCAACCCGACGGTGAGCGTTCTTAAGAATAAGCTCACCAACGACGTGGACCTTGAGACCGGCCTTCCGATGAAGCACAGGAAGTTCGTGGATGACCTCAGAAGGCTCGGCTACGATGTCATTATATCTGTCGGCGACACGAGGGAGAACCTAATCGGCTCGAACTGCGGCCAGTATATTCTCAGGTTCCTGAAGGAGAGGCCGGAGCTTAGAGAAGCCTACACCTTCGCGAGAGGGTTTGAGTTTAAGGTGAGCTGA
- a CDS encoding amidohydrolase has translation MKAVKANLLYDGLGNVLKDVYVAFDRNIVGVTKEKPKEAEVIAEGVVTPAFIDGHSHIGMDRYGEPYQEGEANEEMDAVLPLVDALYSIYMDDKAFKHSIEFGVLYSSVLPGSGNIIGGKAVFIKNYGRDIEDAFIQYAGVKAAFGYNPRSTKEWKGTRPSTRMGAIGILLNWLIKTQKTIALLEKGKKEPEEVEPTVEALIPVLKGELPLRVHVHKEDDIAALLMIKRKFGLKITIEHAGDVHSRETFEKIKAEGVPVVYGPFDSHPYKVELKHEDWKNARYLLEVRPLFGLMSDHPVTLQANLYLQLRHFIRLGMSKAEAIKVITHNNAKILGVDDRLGSIEKGKWASLVVWNGDPFHMENYPTHVFAEGELVHEAGW, from the coding sequence GTGAAAGCCGTCAAGGCCAATCTTCTCTACGACGGTCTGGGGAACGTTCTGAAGGACGTCTACGTCGCTTTTGATAGAAACATTGTGGGTGTAACCAAAGAGAAACCGAAGGAAGCTGAGGTAATAGCCGAAGGTGTTGTTACTCCCGCCTTCATAGACGGCCACAGCCACATAGGAATGGACAGGTATGGGGAACCCTACCAGGAGGGCGAGGCCAACGAGGAGATGGACGCGGTTCTGCCGCTCGTCGATGCGCTCTACTCCATCTACATGGACGACAAGGCATTCAAGCACTCCATCGAGTTCGGAGTGCTCTACTCCTCCGTCCTGCCGGGGAGCGGGAACATCATCGGTGGAAAGGCCGTCTTCATCAAGAACTACGGACGCGACATAGAGGACGCCTTCATCCAGTACGCGGGCGTTAAGGCCGCCTTTGGCTACAACCCGCGCTCAACGAAGGAGTGGAAGGGAACGAGGCCAAGCACGAGGATGGGCGCGATAGGGATTCTCCTCAACTGGCTGATTAAGACGCAGAAGACGATAGCTCTCCTAGAGAAAGGCAAGAAGGAGCCGGAGGAGGTCGAGCCCACCGTTGAAGCCCTGATTCCGGTTCTCAAGGGAGAGCTCCCGCTCCGCGTCCACGTCCACAAGGAAGACGACATCGCGGCTCTGCTAATGATAAAGCGGAAGTTCGGGCTCAAGATAACCATCGAGCACGCCGGCGACGTCCACAGCAGGGAAACCTTCGAGAAGATTAAGGCCGAGGGCGTTCCAGTAGTTTACGGCCCCTTCGACAGCCACCCCTACAAGGTCGAGCTGAAGCACGAGGACTGGAAGAACGCCCGCTACCTGCTTGAGGTCAGGCCCCTCTTCGGCCTCATGAGCGACCACCCCGTTACGCTCCAGGCGAACCTCTATTTACAGCTCAGGCACTTCATAAGGCTCGGCATGAGCAAGGCAGAGGCGATAAAGGTCATAACCCACAACAACGCGAAGATACTCGGCGTCGACGACAGGCTCGGAAGCATCGAGAAGGGCAAGTGGGCATCGCTGGTGGTCTGGAACGGCGATCCATTCCACATGGAGAACTACCCGACGCACGTCTTCGCTGAGGGCGAGCTGGTTCACGAGGCTGGATGGTGA
- a CDS encoding M48 family metalloprotease produces MKLVLFLRTAFMMGLLTGVLMAMGYLLGGARWMTYMFWFAVGMSFLSFWYSDQLVIKMMKARIVSRDEAPELYEIVEKLSKRAGLPMPKIAIIDDPTPNAFATGRNTKHALVTVTTGILELLDRDELEGVLGHELTHVRNHDILVGTIAGALTGAVVYIAYVTKYLAFFKAIFGDLSLDRFIYAILIAITAPIAAIIIRSAISRRREFAADEGGARLSGKPWALASALLKLDEAVKKLQKEAEVKKKKPLGNPGLAHLFIVNHFEGEGVSQLFATHPPTEQRIENLRKVAKDMGVEFPY; encoded by the coding sequence GTGAAGTTGGTGCTGTTTCTGAGAACTGCCTTTATGATGGGACTCCTGACCGGAGTTCTGATGGCCATGGGCTACCTCCTCGGCGGCGCCAGGTGGATGACATACATGTTCTGGTTCGCCGTCGGAATGAGCTTCCTCTCCTTCTGGTACAGCGACCAGCTCGTAATCAAGATGATGAAGGCCAGGATAGTGAGCAGGGACGAGGCGCCGGAGCTTTACGAGATAGTCGAGAAGCTCAGCAAAAGGGCCGGCCTCCCGATGCCAAAGATAGCGATAATCGATGACCCGACACCGAACGCCTTCGCCACGGGCAGAAACACCAAGCACGCCCTAGTAACGGTAACGACTGGCATTCTCGAACTCCTGGACAGGGACGAGCTTGAGGGTGTCCTGGGTCACGAGCTGACCCACGTAAGGAACCACGACATACTGGTCGGCACGATAGCCGGCGCTTTGACCGGAGCGGTGGTTTACATAGCCTACGTAACCAAGTACCTGGCCTTCTTCAAGGCCATCTTCGGCGACCTCAGCCTCGATCGCTTCATCTACGCCATCCTCATCGCCATAACAGCCCCTATAGCGGCCATAATAATCCGCTCGGCTATAAGCAGACGGAGGGAGTTCGCGGCCGACGAAGGCGGCGCCAGACTCAGCGGAAAACCCTGGGCCCTCGCGAGTGCACTGCTCAAGCTTGATGAGGCGGTTAAAAAGCTTCAAAAAGAAGCTGAGGTCAAGAAGAAAAAGCCCCTCGGCAACCCCGGACTGGCGCACCTCTTCATAGTGAACCACTTCGAGGGCGAGGGGGTTTCCCAGCTCTTTGCCACACACCCGCCGACCGAGCAGAGGATAGAGAACCTCCGCAAGGTCGCGAAGGACATGGGGGTCGAGTTCCCCTACTGA
- a CDS encoding radical SAM protein, with product MRLGIHIVSYPVGNDKYVAFDPLSRAIIILNKNEKEILEKFQNNEKCLLSEYEKQVIKDIEEVVRKKREETTTKALSFESPNPVMMVLMVSQTCNLACKYCYAHSGTYNNPGLMKFEIGKMALDVADELGITNIQFYGGEPLMNFRLIEKLIEYADNAGYTFKYGIITNGTLITEEIAEFFKQHEFDVTISIDGPKEINDINRVYPDDTGTHDDIIRAIDLLNEREVPLALEITYARNYVKIHSISEILDCLSRFSKTFIVGYVFPTIDGKKQEYEPTEQEVADMMVELVDYLFSKWEQGIPIKEMGTCMILRELLSLTYYIKNAYVLSSPQDLLCFMMEKCIPAIKCT from the coding sequence ATGAGGTTGGGGATCCACATTGTGTCATATCCGGTTGGTAACGATAAATACGTAGCGTTCGATCCATTAAGCAGAGCGATTATTATATTAAACAAAAATGAGAAAGAAATTCTCGAAAAATTTCAGAATAATGAGAAATGTCTGCTATCTGAATATGAGAAGCAGGTTATTAAAGACATAGAAGAAGTAGTACGTAAGAAGCGTGAGGAGACTACTACTAAGGCTCTATCATTTGAGTCACCGAATCCAGTTATGATGGTTCTAATGGTATCTCAAACCTGTAATCTAGCATGTAAGTATTGCTATGCCCACAGTGGCACCTACAACAATCCTGGTCTCATGAAGTTTGAAATTGGAAAAATGGCATTGGATGTTGCTGATGAATTAGGGATAACTAATATTCAGTTTTATGGGGGAGAACCTTTAATGAATTTCAGATTGATAGAAAAATTGATTGAATATGCAGATAATGCGGGATATACATTCAAATATGGGATAATTACCAATGGGACCTTAATAACCGAAGAAATCGCCGAGTTTTTTAAACAGCATGAGTTTGACGTTACTATAAGCATTGATGGGCCCAAGGAGATTAATGATATTAATCGTGTTTATCCTGATGATACTGGCACACATGATGATATAATTCGTGCTATTGATCTTTTAAATGAGAGGGAAGTTCCTCTAGCACTTGAAATTACTTATGCTAGGAATTATGTTAAAATACACTCAATATCAGAGATACTAGATTGTCTTAGCAGATTCTCTAAGACTTTCATAGTAGGTTATGTATTCCCCACTATAGATGGAAAGAAACAAGAATATGAACCAACAGAGCAGGAAGTTGCAGATATGATGGTGGAGCTTGTAGACTATTTGTTTTCAAAGTGGGAACAGGGTATCCCTATAAAAGAAATGGGAACCTGCATGATTCTTCGGGAGCTTCTTAGTCTCACATATTACATAAAAAATGCATATGTCCTGAGCTCCCCGCAAGACTTACTGTGTTTTATGATGGAAAAGTGTATCCCTGCCATCAAGTGTACTTAG
- a CDS encoding ABC transporter ATP-binding protein, which produces MNNNVHRVLQIGLAHKRYTVLLIVLGALSTLLSAMVPFYLRNLLANLENLSTREILGYIGIIVLLYTASTIVYLYGGFVSNFAETKAAAWLKRKLFISTLLSENLDTGDALSRIQSDTEIVGRMGMSLIPAVVIEAFSLLVSVIVVFRLNFYLGVITLLTLPVYGFSLRTFVHGLKTASAEERKRYAETVEYFKEGLDGRLDAKTLNAFDYLVDRVSKKLDEWVEASKKVAFYSSANYGLQSYLSTILPLLVLLSGVVLVKNGMATLSSTVAVFSYLGRVYYPVERFAFLWSSYHRAVPIIERIWDVIERETPKLEKPSCSPKSYDIELKDVSLSYEDSKVLDGISGRIPEGRKVGIVGASGVGKTTLALIMAGIIEPTEGSVSVGGCPPLALLGDSLIYVPSHPYLFTGTLRENLTLGREIPDERLRELLRAVELEELDLDYRIEEGGKNLSLGQRQRIGLARALARDPRILILDEATSGMDSEREARILERLMERDMTLIVISHRLSTVRGMEEIWVLDNGGIVCRGTHGELFEDCPRYRELFREQEEATGLL; this is translated from the coding sequence ATGAATAACAATGTCCATAGGGTTCTCCAGATTGGGCTCGCACACAAGCGCTACACTGTTCTTCTGATAGTCCTCGGAGCGCTCTCGACCCTCCTCTCGGCGATGGTGCCCTTCTACCTAAGGAACCTGTTGGCAAACCTTGAAAATCTGAGCACGCGGGAGATTCTCGGCTATATCGGGATAATCGTCCTTCTCTACACGGCTTCGACAATCGTTTACCTCTACGGCGGTTTCGTGAGTAACTTCGCCGAGACTAAGGCGGCCGCGTGGCTCAAGCGGAAGCTCTTCATCTCAACGCTCCTCTCCGAAAACCTCGACACGGGGGATGCACTCTCTCGCATTCAGTCCGACACAGAGATAGTCGGTCGGATGGGTATGTCTCTAATTCCGGCTGTGGTTATCGAAGCCTTCTCGCTCCTCGTTTCGGTCATCGTCGTCTTCAGGCTGAACTTTTACCTTGGGGTCATAACTCTCCTCACCCTGCCGGTCTACGGCTTCTCGCTGAGGACCTTCGTGCACGGGCTCAAAACGGCCTCTGCCGAGGAGAGGAAGCGCTACGCAGAGACGGTGGAGTACTTCAAGGAGGGGCTCGACGGCAGGCTCGATGCAAAAACGCTGAACGCCTTCGATTACCTCGTGGACAGGGTCTCGAAGAAGCTCGACGAATGGGTCGAGGCATCGAAGAAGGTGGCCTTTTACAGTTCGGCCAACTACGGCCTTCAATCTTACCTCTCGACGATTCTCCCGCTTCTGGTCCTCCTCTCCGGAGTTGTTCTCGTCAAGAACGGCATGGCGACGCTCTCCTCCACCGTGGCCGTCTTCTCCTACCTCGGAAGGGTCTACTACCCGGTTGAGCGCTTCGCCTTCCTCTGGAGCAGCTACCACCGCGCCGTTCCAATCATTGAGAGGATATGGGACGTCATTGAAAGGGAAACACCGAAACTCGAAAAGCCCTCCTGCTCGCCGAAATCCTACGATATTGAGCTGAAAGACGTTTCCCTGTCCTATGAGGATTCAAAGGTCCTCGACGGAATAAGCGGGAGAATTCCGGAGGGCAGAAAGGTCGGCATCGTCGGGGCATCGGGCGTTGGGAAGACTACGCTCGCCCTGATTATGGCGGGAATCATCGAGCCAACCGAGGGGAGCGTAAGCGTCGGGGGCTGTCCTCCCTTAGCCCTTCTCGGTGATTCGCTCATCTACGTTCCTTCTCACCCCTACCTCTTCACGGGAACTCTGCGCGAGAACCTGACCCTCGGCAGGGAAATCCCGGACGAGAGGTTGAGGGAACTCCTGAGGGCCGTTGAACTTGAGGAGCTCGACCTCGACTACCGGATTGAAGAAGGGGGTAAGAACCTCTCGCTGGGGCAGAGGCAGAGGATTGGCCTCGCGAGGGCCCTCGCTCGAGACCCGAGGATTCTGATACTCGACGAGGCGACGTCGGGCATGGACTCCGAGAGGGAGGCGAGGATTTTAGAGCGGCTGATGGAGAGGGATATGACGTTAATCGTCATCTCCCACAGGCTCTCGACTGTCCGCGGAATGGAGGAGATATGGGTCCTCGATAACGGAGGAATCGTCTGCAGGGGAACTCACGGGGAGCTGTTCGAGGACTGCCCGCGCTACCGCGAGCTTTTCAGGGAGCAGGAGGAAGCAACAGGACTCCTATAA
- a CDS encoding zinc metalloprotease HtpX yields MGLVMWLRTGLLMAILTGLLMGIGYLFGGPNVAFMMFLFSMLFNFITYWYSDKIVLSWYNARIVDEMEAPELYAIVRNLAERAGLPMPKVAIIPTETPNAFATGRDPKHAVVAVTTGLLKILDRDELEGVIGHELTHIKNRDILIGTVAAAMAGAIMQLAYWARWIAIFGGFGRDEDDANNVLTAILVAILAPIAAMLIQAAISRSREFLADEGGAKISGKPWALARALMKIEQAVRYRPMREGNPATAHMFIVNPFRGMSIAELFSTHPPTEKRIERLRKIAEEMGYAPVF; encoded by the coding sequence ATGGGACTCGTGATGTGGCTTCGAACCGGCCTGCTGATGGCCATCCTCACGGGACTGCTCATGGGTATAGGCTACCTCTTCGGCGGGCCAAATGTGGCTTTCATGATGTTCCTCTTTTCAATGCTGTTCAACTTCATAACCTACTGGTACAGCGATAAAATCGTCCTCAGCTGGTACAACGCGAGGATAGTTGATGAAATGGAAGCCCCGGAGCTATACGCGATAGTCAGGAACCTCGCTGAGAGGGCGGGCCTTCCGATGCCGAAGGTGGCGATAATCCCGACCGAGACGCCTAACGCGTTCGCCACGGGAAGGGACCCGAAGCACGCGGTCGTCGCCGTGACCACGGGGCTGCTCAAAATCCTCGACAGGGACGAGCTTGAGGGCGTTATCGGCCACGAGCTGACCCACATAAAGAACCGCGACATACTCATCGGGACTGTGGCGGCCGCGATGGCCGGAGCCATAATGCAGCTCGCCTACTGGGCCAGGTGGATAGCAATATTTGGCGGCTTTGGGAGGGACGAGGACGACGCGAACAACGTGCTCACCGCAATACTGGTGGCCATTCTAGCCCCGATAGCGGCGATGCTCATTCAGGCGGCCATAAGCCGCTCCAGGGAGTTCTTGGCCGACGAAGGCGGTGCAAAGATCAGCGGAAAGCCCTGGGCGCTCGCGAGGGCCCTCATGAAGATTGAGCAGGCCGTCAGGTACAGGCCGATGAGGGAAGGAAACCCTGCAACGGCCCACATGTTCATCGTGAACCCATTCAGGGGCATGAGCATTGCAGAGCTGTTCTCAACGCACCCGCCGACCGAGAAGAGAATCGAGAGGCTCAGGAAGATAGCGGAGGAAATGGGCTACGCGCCCGTCTTCTGA
- the thsB gene encoding thermosome subunit beta translates to MAQLSGQPVVILPEGTQRYVGRDAQRLNILAARIIAETVRTTLGPKGMDKMLVDSLGDVVVTNDGATILDRIDLQHPAAKMMVEVAKTQDKEAGDGTTTAVVIAGELLRKAEELLDQNIHPSIIIKGYALAAEKAQEILQDIAIEVTPDDDETLMKIAMTSITGKNAESHKELFARLAVDAVRQVAEKKDGKFTVDIDNIKIEKKAGESVEESELVRGVVIDKERVHPRMPKRVENAKIALINEALEVKKTETDAKINITSPDQLMSFLEQEEKMLKEMVDKIAATGANVLFVQKGIDDLAQHYLAKKGILAVRRVKKSDMEKLAKATGAKIVTNVKDLTPEDLGHADLVEERKIAGESMIFVEGCKNPKAVTILIRGGTEHVIDEVERALEDAIKVVKDVMEDGYVLPAGGAPEIELAIRLDEYAKEVGGKEALAIENFAEALKIIPKTLAENAGLDTVEMLVKVISEHKNRGKAIGIDVFAGEPADMLEKGIIEPLRVKKQAIKSASEAAIMILRIDDVIAAKLSKPEGGQGGGMPGGMGGMGGMDMGM, encoded by the coding sequence ATGGCACAGCTTAGTGGACAGCCGGTTGTTATTCTGCCTGAGGGAACCCAGAGGTATGTCGGTAGGGACGCTCAGAGGCTTAACATTCTGGCTGCAAGGATTATAGCCGAGACTGTTAGGACCACCCTCGGCCCGAAGGGAATGGATAAAATGCTCGTTGACAGCCTTGGTGACGTCGTTGTCACCAACGATGGAGCCACTATTCTGGACAGGATAGACCTCCAGCACCCTGCCGCTAAGATGATGGTTGAGGTTGCCAAGACTCAGGATAAGGAGGCCGGCGATGGAACCACCACCGCCGTCGTCATCGCCGGTGAGCTTCTCAGGAAGGCTGAGGAGCTCCTCGACCAGAACATTCACCCGAGCATAATCATCAAGGGTTACGCCCTTGCAGCTGAGAAGGCCCAGGAGATACTCCAGGACATCGCCATAGAGGTCACTCCGGACGACGATGAGACCCTCATGAAGATAGCCATGACCTCAATCACCGGCAAGAACGCCGAGAGCCACAAGGAGCTCTTCGCCAGGCTTGCCGTTGACGCCGTCAGGCAGGTCGCCGAGAAGAAGGACGGAAAGTTCACCGTGGACATCGACAACATCAAGATTGAGAAGAAGGCCGGCGAGAGCGTTGAGGAGAGCGAGCTCGTTCGCGGCGTCGTCATCGACAAGGAGCGCGTCCACCCCAGGATGCCGAAGAGGGTTGAGAACGCCAAGATCGCCCTCATAAACGAGGCCCTTGAGGTCAAGAAGACCGAGACCGATGCCAAGATAAACATCACCAGCCCCGACCAGCTCATGAGCTTCCTTGAGCAGGAGGAGAAGATGCTCAAGGAGATGGTGGACAAAATCGCCGCCACCGGTGCGAACGTCCTCTTCGTCCAGAAGGGTATTGACGACCTCGCCCAGCACTACCTGGCCAAGAAGGGTATCCTCGCCGTCAGGCGCGTCAAGAAGAGCGACATGGAGAAGCTCGCCAAGGCCACCGGCGCCAAGATCGTCACCAACGTTAAGGACCTTACCCCTGAGGATCTCGGCCACGCCGACCTCGTTGAGGAGCGCAAGATCGCCGGCGAGAGCATGATTTTCGTCGAGGGCTGCAAGAACCCGAAGGCCGTCACCATACTCATCCGCGGCGGCACCGAGCACGTCATCGATGAGGTTGAGCGCGCCCTTGAGGACGCCATCAAGGTCGTCAAGGACGTCATGGAGGACGGCTACGTCCTTCCGGCTGGCGGTGCTCCTGAGATTGAACTTGCCATCAGGCTTGACGAGTACGCCAAGGAGGTCGGTGGTAAGGAGGCCCTCGCCATCGAGAACTTCGCCGAGGCCCTCAAGATAATCCCGAAGACCCTCGCCGAGAACGCCGGTCTCGATACCGTCGAGATGCTCGTCAAGGTCATCAGCGAGCACAAGAACAGGGGCAAAGCCATTGGTATCGACGTCTTTGCGGGCGAGCCCGCCGACATGCTCGAAAAGGGCATCATCGAGCCGTTGAGGGTTAAGAAGCAGGCCATCAAGAGCGCCAGCGAGGCGGCAATCATGATCCTCAGGATCGACGACGTCATAGCCGCCAAGCTCAGCAAGCCCGAGGGCGGCCAGGGCGGAGGAATGCCCGGCGGTATGGGTGGAATGGGTGGCATGGACATGGGCATGTGA